Genomic DNA from Rhodothermales bacterium:
AAATGAGTTCTGTCGTACGCGAGATACTTTGCGTGCCATTTTATTTGGGTGTTTTCTTGACTGTGGCTCGCAAAGGACAGGTTTAAATCATGGTATGCTTTGTGATGAAGCTCTATGGAATGATCGTACAGGGAAAAAATGCTGAGCGTCGTATCGAACTGATTGAAAGAATCGTTCAGCTTTGCTCGAAACACAGGAGTTGTTGGCGCCATCAGCGATTTTCGATAGTTATTCAGAGTCGCTCTCCGAATTGATTCAGGCAGATATTCTGGTATACGAACCCGAAGGACGTACACATAGGTTTCAGGCATCAGACATTATTCGAGTTTGCCCGGAGCCCGGATCGTTCGTAAGAGATCCTGATTCACTCATCAACCATGTACGCGACCGCCAGCATGGGTTGTTTGTGCGTCCAGTACTTCTATTCTGCACTTGTCTCTCTACGAGAATCTCGGTCGAAACAATATCCCTCGAGTACTTAACGATTTATTGTATGGAGGCTTCCTGAGAGCACATTCTGTCCCTCGTAAAAGAGTATCTAGCTCGCCAATGGAACCCAACAACCGACGAAGTGGCAGCGCTCGGTTATTATTTGCAGACGACCATGAAGCCAAGCGGTTTTTCCCTTATGGCCCACAGCCCCGGCTGGTTCGAGATCTACACCAATGGGACACTCTCACGATGGATGAGTAAACCATTCCAGACTGCTCTCATTCAGTGCTAGGCATCCTCACTCAAGCCGCAAAAAGGGGAAACGGACAAGAAATTCTCGAACTTGTATCAGCATACTGGCTCTCCAATCCAGAATGATTTCCTGTCACTTTCGGGCCCTGGACGATATACCTGCTTGGTGGCCAGAAGTCGCCAGGGCTTGTTGAGCCCATATTGCCAAGACTAGGTAACCCTCAGCGACATCTCGCAGTTGAAGCCTCCTTCGCGGTGATATAACCTCTGCATTTCGTTCGCTTCGCATAGCACTTGACACCGATTTCATTGAGGCTTTACGCGCAGAAGAGAGTGCAGCAAGGTGGACAAATATCGCCCACCGTTTTGGTAGATCAAAGAATTCAACTGACAATGTGACTGACGAATCGGCTTCGGTTTCAAGCGAGGCGCAACGATATTATTTAATGTCAGCGTGACGACATGTGGTTGAAAGCTGGCATCAATGGGCTCTTGTGATCGGAAAGATTAGCGTAGCAACTGAAAAGCTTCGTAGAAATCGTCTGGCCATGGTTTGAGAAGGCGTTGTTGGAAGATACGTTTGTTTCGTCACCCTCAAACGGCCGCTATCGAAAAACTTATTCCTTTCAGTTTAGCAACCCCGAAGAAGCGGCCAGGAAATTTCGACGGCGTTGCCGGCCAAATTATGGCTTCTATCGCCAGTGCAAGCCCTGATCACTTCCTAAAAATCGCAGAACGACTTCAGACTGATGACCGAACCCTAACATCAGGTTCTTATGTTTGCTGAAGTAGCAGCTTCTCACCCTATTGCTGTGTTGGAGTACCTTTACCGGAGACATGCGCCTTCGCTCTGGTTGAGAATGGTTTTCTGAAGTTGGGAGCAACTCGCACCCTTATTATTATCTTACGCCTCATCTAGATACAGCAAGCCTTTTTCGTCTTGAAGATGTGGTTCGTCATCTAGAACCTCCAATTAATGATGAAGTCGCTCCAGCGGATAGAGAGTCCATTTTGAATATAACTCGACTTCCCTACTCAATCGCTTGATTGCGAGTGCAGGATTTATTGATGAGCGCTCCACTTGGAAGCATCGATGCCAGATATTATCGAAGAAAGGCCATTACTGGCTTCTTCTGCAATTACGCTCTCCGATTTCTGCAGAAAGCGATGGCGGAGTTGAGCGATTCGGAATTGATCGAGGCAATTGATGAATCTCTAGCCGGTCAAGGATCCCTTCTGGCTAGACGATATGGTAATGTAGTAGCACAAATGAAAACGTAGGTGGTAAAGAGGAACTTGCGTTAGCATTCGGTGACTTCGTCAAAGCCAACCCTTTGCGAGTTGATACTTTGATCAGGTCGACTGCCCAACCACAGCACGATCTATCGGTGGCTGCGGCCCTCGACGGAATTGGGAAGGGACAGGGATCATTGGGCCGAACATGCCAGAAATCGAACTTCCTGCAACTGTCGCTGATTTGATTGGTCGAGGTTTCGACTCGTCAAGGTTTCGAGACTGTGCCACACGCGCACTGGCGACCGTCCCATTGGGTCTTTCTGACGACATCCTTGCAATCCTCGAAGGATGGTTCTGGGGAGGCGAAGGACGATGATCCGTCCACCATCTACGATCCGAATCTCGATCGGAGCGCTCCTCTGCTGTTCGGCCACCGCCTTTCGTCCGAGAGTGAAGGTAGAGGACGTATTTTGCGAGCCTACGCGGTTGGCAGTTTGGGCGTCCGAACCGCTTATGGTACATTTTCCGCTTTCCTGAACGCTTGTTAGATGGCGATGTTGGGCCATATACGTTTGCGAAAGCCTTGTCTTTATCACTCAATCTCTTTATTGAACCGGGGCAGGAAGCCCTTGAACGGTCAACCAAGATCGTCAGCTCCATATTGTCGCAGGCACTGACTGCATTAGACCGACCTGAAGGCTTGGTTGGTTTCGCCTTGTCACTTGATCATTTACCTCGCTCAATTGCTTACGCCTGGTTGGACCAAGTGGATAGTCTCCTTACAAGGAACGCCTTACAGGCGTACGGTGAGCTACTTTTTGTCTTGTTTGTGGGGACCGAAGACCCTGAAGCAGAGACACGAATTCGGGTGTCATTCACGAGGGCGTTCCCCCCGGGTGTTGCCTCCTCCGCCTGCCTATGCCGCAGCATACTTCTGGTCTCACAGCTCACAACTCGCCTTGGACGTATTGGTTAGTGCGGCCACATATCCAGACAAAGACCTACAGGCAGTGCCAAGGCGCGTTTTCCAACGTTCCCGGAATGAAAACTATCGACCACTGACAGCAGAGACACGAACGTTGATTGACATTATTCTTATGAATTCTGGCGTCCTCCTTGCGACTGACCGCAGAATCACTTTGTGGACACAATCGCACCACATACTGCAAGTGATCCGTCTCTTGCATTAGCCGTTGGGCAAGCTGTACTCGGCTTGTTCTCAGAAGGGGATCGAAATGAGTATGAGAACTCAGATCTCGTTGAAAAGTCGCTCACCGCATTGCTCTCACGCTACATCGCTTACCCACTACGAAGAAGGGCTATCAATGTCGAGCTGATCACAAACTTGGACTTCCAGCGCTCGTGAGGCCCTTCAAGAACTTGATCGCAGTCCAATTAACTGATTAGAATATGGCCTTTCGGGTTCCCAGACCCTAATCATCCGGTCCAGGCATTCCGTCGCCACACTCAATCGACCCTTTCCAGGATGAAACTACTTCTTTTCGATATCGACGGCACCATGCTGGTCACGCGCGGCACGGGCCGCAAGGCGATGGAACGCAGCATCGAGCAGCTGATCGGCTGCCCGGTTACCACCCAGGGCGTCGACTTCTCGGGGCGGACGGATCCCCAGATCATGCGCGACGTGCTGGTGCTGAACGGTCTCACGGAGCAGGAAGCGGAGGCAATGCTCCCGAGGACGCTGGAACTGTTCGTGGAGGTGTTTACCGAAACGTTTACCCCGGAGAACACCCGGGAATTGCCGGGGGTGCGTTCGCTCGTCGAGCGGCTGGCGGAGCGCGACGACGTGCAGCTGGCGCTCCTGACCGGCAACCTCCAGCCCACGGCCTACATCAAGATCGGCGGCATCGGGCTGGCGGACTTCTTTCCGTTCGGCGCCTTCGGCAGCGATCACCACGACCGGTACCAGCTCGCCCCCTTCGCACTCGACCGCGCCGAGGCGCACACGAGCCGGCGTTATGCCGGAAAGGACATCGTGATTATCGGCGACACCAAACACGACATCCTCTGCGGCCGGTCGCTCAATGTGTTTTCCGTCGCCGTGTGTACGGGACACCACACGCGGGATACGCTCGTCGCGCACGGCCCGGATCTCCTGCTGGAGGATCTGACCGACGCGGACGCGTTCATCGAGCAGGTGATCCTCGCGCCGGCGGTCAGCTAAAGCGGCGCAGGATGGCCGCCACCGAACCCGCATAACCGCCGCCGAACAGGTTCAGGTGGTTGATGAGATGATAGAGGTTGTAGAGGTCGCGCCGTTCCGGATAGCCCGCCTCCAGCGGCCATGCCTCGGCATAGGCCGCGTAAAAGCCCGGATCGAACCGGCCGAACAGCTCAGACATCGCCAGGTCTACTTCCCGATGCCCGAAGTAGACCGCGGGATCGATCAGGGCGGCCCGACCGTCCGCCAGGGCGAGCGCATTGCCCTGCCAGAGGTCGCCGTGCACCAGCGAAGCCGGCGGATGCGCCGGGATGAGGTCGTCGATCCGGCTATACAGCGAATTGAGTGGCGCATTCCAGGCGCTTTGCCACCGGCCATTTTCCCTGGCCATCGCGACCTGGGGGGCCAGCCGGCGCTCCCGGAAGAAATCGGGCCAACGCGCCATCCACCCATTGGATTGCGGGAGCCGGCCGATGAAATTGTCGGAATCGAACCCGTATCGGTCGGCGGTCGCGCGGTGCATCTCAGCGAGCCCGCGTCCCAGCGCCGTCGATGCGGTCCGGCCGGATGGGCCCTCCACGAGCCAGTCGAGCAACAGAAAACCGGGCAGGGATGCCAAGGGGGATCCGATTCCCACGACGGAAGGGACGACCAGCGAGCTGCCGGCTCCGGCCAGGGCGTTTAAGCCGGCCGCCTCGGCGGCAAACGTGTCGCCGACCGGCGATTGGCCCCATTTCAGAAAAAAATCTCCCCGCTCCGCCTCAAGAAACGTCGCCTGCGCAATGCAGCCGCCCCCGACGGGATGCGTGGCGCGAAGGGGGCCGGTGATTGCCGTCAGGGTGTCGATGAGCGCGTCAGGTAGCGACATGGCCGGCGCGCGCCATTTTTTCGGCGATGTGCCGCAAGGTGTGGCCGGCGTACCGCTCGGCGAACCACGCCTCCCGGTGCTCCATCCCGGTTACACGTCGCCGGCAGGTTGACGAGCCGCAGGCGCAGTCGAACAGCGTGTCCTCGTCCTGGCTGGTCGCGTAGTCGTACGTGATCTCCTCGCCGGCCGCGATGTCGCGCATCGCCACCATCCGGGTATCCGATACGAACCAGGTATTCGGTTCGCACGCATGGTTCATCAAAAGCGACGCATCCCGCTCCTGATCGCCGCCGACCCAGTGGATGTCGTCGACCTTGTACGAGTGGAAATAAAACGCCCGCTGGCGCTCTTCAGGCCAGCTTGCGATCTCCGCCTCCGTGAAATACCTGTCGGGACTATCCCATCCGGGATCCGCCTCCCAGGTGGTTTCGCCCTTGCGGATAAGGCTGGCAGCAAAAAGCCCCTGTCCGTGGGGCCCGTCGCGAACGACGATGTCGGGGTGCAGCATGGGGGAAGGGGTTGGAAGGGGTTTAATGAAGCAGGTTCAAGGTTTAAGGAAATTGCACATCCAACCCTTCAATCAGCAGGCGTTCTCAGGGCAAGTCACCTTGAACATTGAACACGAAACCTGAAACCGCGCTTCTTCAATCGCGCAG
This window encodes:
- a CDS encoding HAD hydrolase-like protein, which produces MKLLLFDIDGTMLVTRGTGRKAMERSIEQLIGCPVTTQGVDFSGRTDPQIMRDVLVLNGLTEQEAEAMLPRTLELFVEVFTETFTPENTRELPGVRSLVERLAERDDVQLALLTGNLQPTAYIKIGGIGLADFFPFGAFGSDHHDRYQLAPFALDRAEAHTSRRYAGKDIVIIGDTKHDILCGRSLNVFSVAVCTGHHTRDTLVAHGPDLLLEDLTDADAFIEQVILAPAVS
- a CDS encoding fructosamine kinase family protein, which codes for MSLPDALIDTLTAITGPLRATHPVGGGCIAQATFLEAERGDFFLKWGQSPVGDTFAAEAAGLNALAGAGSSLVVPSVVGIGSPLASLPGFLLLDWLVEGPSGRTASTALGRGLAEMHRATADRYGFDSDNFIGRLPQSNGWMARWPDFFRERRLAPQVAMARENGRWQSAWNAPLNSLYSRIDDLIPAHPPASLVHGDLWQGNALALADGRAALIDPAVYFGHREVDLAMSELFGRFDPGFYAAYAEAWPLEAGYPERRDLYNLYHLINHLNLFGGGYAGSVAAILRRFS
- a CDS encoding SET domain-containing protein-lysine N-methyltransferase — translated: MLHPDIVVRDGPHGQGLFAASLIRKGETTWEADPGWDSPDRYFTEAEIASWPEERQRAFYFHSYKVDDIHWVGGDQERDASLLMNHACEPNTWFVSDTRMVAMRDIAAGEEITYDYATSQDEDTLFDCACGSSTCRRRVTGMEHREAWFAERYAGHTLRHIAEKMARAGHVAT